The Odocoileus virginianus isolate 20LAN1187 ecotype Illinois chromosome 27, Ovbor_1.2, whole genome shotgun sequence genome has a window encoding:
- the C27H6orf62 gene encoding uncharacterized protein C6orf62 homolog isoform X1 — MGDPNSRKKQALNRLRAQLRKKKESLADQFDFKMYIAFVFKEKKKKSALFEVSEVIPVMTNNYEENILKGVRDSSYSLESSIELLQKDVVQLHAPRYQSMRRDVIGCTQEMDFILWPRNDIEKIVCLLFSRWKESDEPFRPVQAKFEFHHGDYEKQFLHVLSRKDKTGIVVNNPNQSVFLFIDRQHLQTPKNKATIFKLCSICLYLPQEQLTHWAVGTIEDHLHPYMPE, encoded by the exons ATGGGGGACCCAAACTCCCGGAAGAAACAAGCTCTGAACAGACTACGTGCTCagcttagaaagaaaaaagaatctctaGCTGACCAGTTTGACTTCAAGATGTATATTGCCTTTGTATTCAAGGAGAAG aagaaaaaatcaGCACTTTTTGAAGTGTCTGAGGTTATACCAGTTATGACAAataattatgaagaaaatatcCTGAAAGGTGTGCGAGATTCCAGCTATTCCTTGGAAAGTTCCATAGAGCTTTTACAGAAAGATGTGGTGCAGCTCCATGCTCCTCGATACCAGTCTATGAGAAGG GATGTAATTGGCTGTACTCAGGAGATGGATTTCATTCTTTGGCCTCGGAATGATATTGAAAAAATTGTCTGTCTCCTGTTCTCTAGGTGGAAGGAATCTGATGAGCCTTTTAGGCCTGTTCag GCCAAATTTGAGTTTCATCACGGTGACTATGAAAAACAGTTTCTGCATGTACTGAGCCGAAAGGACAAGACTGGAATTGTTGTCAACAATCCTAACCAGTCGGTGTTTCTCTTCATTGACAGACAGCACTTGCAG acTCCAAAAAACAAAGCTACAATCTTCAAGTTATGCAGCATCTGCCTCTACCTGCCACAGGAACAGCTTACCCACTGGGCAGTTGGCACCATTGAGGATCACCTCCATCCTTACATGCCAGAATAG
- the C27H6orf62 gene encoding uncharacterized protein C6orf62 homolog isoform X2 yields MSENPSDPVSPVVRKKKSALFEVSEVIPVMTNNYEENILKGVRDSSYSLESSIELLQKDVVQLHAPRYQSMRRDVIGCTQEMDFILWPRNDIEKIVCLLFSRWKESDEPFRPVQAKFEFHHGDYEKQFLHVLSRKDKTGIVVNNPNQSVFLFIDRQHLQTPKNKATIFKLCSICLYLPQEQLTHWAVGTIEDHLHPYMPE; encoded by the exons ATGAGTGAAAACCCGAGTGATCCAGTGTCTCCCGTGGTGCGA aagaaaaaatcaGCACTTTTTGAAGTGTCTGAGGTTATACCAGTTATGACAAataattatgaagaaaatatcCTGAAAGGTGTGCGAGATTCCAGCTATTCCTTGGAAAGTTCCATAGAGCTTTTACAGAAAGATGTGGTGCAGCTCCATGCTCCTCGATACCAGTCTATGAGAAGG GATGTAATTGGCTGTACTCAGGAGATGGATTTCATTCTTTGGCCTCGGAATGATATTGAAAAAATTGTCTGTCTCCTGTTCTCTAGGTGGAAGGAATCTGATGAGCCTTTTAGGCCTGTTCag GCCAAATTTGAGTTTCATCACGGTGACTATGAAAAACAGTTTCTGCATGTACTGAGCCGAAAGGACAAGACTGGAATTGTTGTCAACAATCCTAACCAGTCGGTGTTTCTCTTCATTGACAGACAGCACTTGCAG acTCCAAAAAACAAAGCTACAATCTTCAAGTTATGCAGCATCTGCCTCTACCTGCCACAGGAACAGCTTACCCACTGGGCAGTTGGCACCATTGAGGATCACCTCCATCCTTACATGCCAGAATAG